One Micromonospora sp. WMMD812 genomic window carries:
- a CDS encoding PHB depolymerase family esterase — protein MRVPWKGLAAAAVGVLLAVPPVSAAHAAGTPYTVPPVAGSLSTYNVSSVYVAGVSSGGYLATQLQVAYSGRIRGSAVFAAGPYYCAQNTVSQALYACGDNIYPTYLANLQTYTRTWATYGWIDPVGNLASRPAYVFHGNSDTSVKKSVTDDLVRYHQHFGASVQYDSGSSAGHAWVTPYGTGGCTVTASPYLNDCGTDPQNAFLRRLLGSVAAPNTGPLRGTLIRFAQNTFAVGGWANGLSMDSAGFAYVPAPCAAGQSCRLLVALHGCLQGYGKVGTAFVDRANLNQYADTNNMIVLYPQATTAAANPNGCWDWWGYLGATNYPIKGGAQVETIMNMVRRLDG, from the coding sequence CGCCGGTCGCCGGCTCGCTGAGCACCTACAACGTCTCCTCGGTGTACGTCGCCGGGGTCTCCTCCGGCGGGTACCTGGCCACCCAGCTCCAGGTGGCCTACTCCGGGCGGATCCGCGGGTCGGCCGTCTTCGCCGCCGGCCCCTACTACTGCGCGCAGAACACGGTGAGCCAGGCGCTCTACGCGTGCGGCGACAACATCTACCCGACCTACCTCGCCAACCTGCAGACGTACACCCGGACCTGGGCGACGTACGGCTGGATCGACCCGGTGGGCAACCTCGCCTCGCGTCCCGCGTACGTCTTCCACGGCAATTCGGACACCAGCGTGAAGAAGTCGGTCACCGACGACCTGGTCCGCTACCACCAGCACTTCGGCGCGAGCGTGCAGTACGACAGCGGCTCGTCGGCCGGCCACGCCTGGGTCACCCCGTACGGCACCGGTGGGTGCACCGTGACCGCGTCGCCCTACCTCAACGACTGCGGCACCGACCCGCAGAACGCGTTCCTGCGCAGGCTCCTCGGGTCGGTGGCGGCACCGAACACCGGCCCACTGCGCGGCACGCTGATCCGCTTCGCCCAGAACACCTTCGCGGTGGGCGGCTGGGCCAACGGCCTCAGCATGGATTCCGCCGGCTTCGCCTATGTGCCGGCTCCGTGCGCCGCCGGCCAGTCGTGCCGGCTGCTCGTCGCGCTGCACGGCTGCCTCCAGGGGTACGGCAAGGTCGGCACCGCCTTCGTCGACCGGGCCAACCTCAACCAGTACGCCGACACGAACAACATGATCGTGCTCTACCCGCAGGCCACCACCGCAGCCGCCAACCCGAACGGCTGCTGGGACTGGTGGGGCTACCTCGGCGCGACGAACTACCCGATCAAAGGCGGTGCACAGGTCGAGACCATCATGAACATGGTCCGCCGTCTCGACGGCTGA
- the corA gene encoding magnesium/cobalt transporter CorA — MLGEVVMVGAADPHPEGGFGRQLDENETGPGGRRPEAPAAAPSGLVDSAVYTGGRRFASPSTLADTYRCLQEQADAMAWIGLYRPDPDQITSLAREFRLHELAVEDAINAHQRPKLERYGDTLFVVLRAARYEDLREEVEFSELHLFIGPGFVITVRHGEAPDLAATRRRMEGEPQMLARGPQAVLYAILDQVVDGYAPVVAGLENDIDEIETEVFGGDPNASRRIYELSREVIQFQRAARPLLGVLGALAAGSGKYGTDEELQRYLRDVTDHLTQVVERVDSFRHLLQNILAVNATLVSQQQNEEMRSLTAASYAQNEELKKVSSWAAILFAPTLIGTVYGMNFVHMPELRWRYGYLFAVALMALVCGTLYLIFKRRGWL; from the coding sequence GTGCTGGGGGAGGTGGTCATGGTCGGTGCCGCCGACCCCCACCCGGAGGGTGGTTTCGGGCGTCAACTCGACGAGAACGAGACCGGCCCCGGCGGTCGGCGTCCCGAGGCGCCGGCGGCCGCCCCCAGTGGTCTCGTCGACAGCGCCGTCTACACCGGGGGGCGCCGGTTCGCGTCGCCGTCCACGCTCGCCGACACGTACCGGTGCCTGCAGGAACAAGCCGACGCGATGGCCTGGATCGGGCTGTACCGGCCGGACCCGGACCAGATCACCTCGCTGGCACGGGAGTTCCGGCTGCACGAGCTGGCCGTCGAGGACGCGATCAACGCGCACCAGCGGCCCAAGCTGGAACGCTACGGGGACACCCTGTTCGTCGTGCTGCGCGCGGCCCGCTACGAGGACCTGCGCGAAGAGGTCGAGTTCAGCGAGCTGCACCTGTTCATCGGCCCCGGGTTCGTCATCACCGTGCGGCACGGTGAGGCGCCCGACCTGGCCGCCACCCGGCGGCGGATGGAGGGCGAGCCGCAGATGCTCGCGCGCGGCCCGCAGGCGGTGCTCTACGCGATCCTCGACCAGGTCGTCGACGGGTACGCCCCGGTGGTGGCCGGGCTGGAGAACGACATCGACGAGATCGAGACCGAGGTCTTCGGCGGCGACCCGAACGCCAGCCGGCGCATCTACGAGCTCAGCCGTGAGGTGATCCAGTTCCAGCGGGCCGCCCGTCCGCTGCTCGGCGTGCTGGGCGCGCTCGCCGCCGGCTCCGGCAAATACGGCACGGACGAGGAGTTGCAGCGCTACCTGCGCGACGTGACCGACCACCTGACCCAGGTGGTGGAGCGGGTGGACAGCTTCCGGCACCTGCTGCAGAACATCCTGGCCGTCAACGCCACCCTCGTCTCGCAGCAGCAGAACGAGGAGATGCGCAGCCTCACCGCGGCGAGCTACGCGCAGAACGAGGAGCTGAAGAAGGTCTCCTCCTGGGCGGCGATCCTGTTCGCCCCGACCCTCATCGGCACCGTCTACGGCATGAACTTCGTCCACATGCCGGAGCTGCGCTGGCGGTACGGCTACCTCTTCGCGGTCGCGCTGATGGCGCTCGTCTGCGGCACCCTCTACCTGATCTTCAAGCGTCGCGGCTGGCTCTGA